One genomic region from Phragmites australis chromosome 1, lpPhrAust1.1, whole genome shotgun sequence encodes:
- the LOC133918179 gene encoding serine/threonine protein phosphatase 2A 57 kDa regulatory subunit B' kappa isoform-like — translation MWKQFLTKLPRKSSAYGKAEHVSGSSPGGNAAGNGSTIRRTSSCPSTGSARSASSVKRMSSAVFPSSVVAGIEPLVSFKDVPNGEKQNLFVSKVSLCCVVFDFSDPNKNLAEKDFKRQALVDLVDYVDSASSRFTEPMVAACSRMFAINLFRVFPPNYRSSSSGGGEGEEEEPMFDPAWPHLQLVYDLLLKFIGSSSLDAKVGKKYFDHSFIVKLLELFDSEDPRERDCLKTILHRIYGKFMVHRPIIRKAVSNIFYHLVFETDRHNGIAELLEVFGSVISGFALPLKEEHKIFLWRILIPLHKPKTVGVYLQQLTYCVTQFVEKEPELASSVILGLLRYWPITNSQKEVMFLSEIEEVLEATNMGEFQKCMVPLFRRIAHCINSSHFQVSERALFMWNNDHIISLVAQNRQVLVPIVTPALEENIHNHWNLSVLNLAANVKKMLSEMDEELFSACLAKYKEDEEKRVSLEQKRRLAWERLESAAAFQPVTGNTAVLVSR, via the exons ATGTGGAAACAGTTCCTGACCAAGCTGCCTAGGAAGTCCTCTGCCTATGGGAAGGCCGAGCACGTCTCGGGCTCCAGTCCAGGAGGCAATGCTGCCGGGAACGGGAGCACAATACGGCGCACAAGTAGCTGCCCCAGCACTGGGTCTGCCCGCTCGGCATCCAGCGTGAAGCGAATGTCCTCTGCGGTCTTCCCTTCGAGTGTGGTGGCTGGCATTGAGCCTCTTGTTTCATTCAAGGATGTCCCGAACGGGGAGAAGCAGAATCTGTTTGTCAGCAAGGTGAGCCTGTGCTGTGTTGTCTTTGATTTCTCAGACCCGAACAAGAATTTGGCGGAGAAGGATTTCAAAAGGCAGGCGTTGGTTGATCTTGTGGATTATGTGGATTCTGCAAGCTCCCGCTTCACAGAGCCAATGGTTGCTGCTTGCAGTAGGATGTTTGCCATCAACTTATTCAGGGTGTTCCCTCCCAATTACCGGTCCAGTTCATCTGGCGGTGGCGAGGGTGAAGAGGAGGAGCCAATGTTCGACCCTGCATGGCCCCATCTGCAGCTCGTGTACGACCTGCTACTGAAATTTATTGGTTCCTCATCTCTGGATgcaaaggtaggaaagaagtatTTTGACCACTCATTCATTGTGAAGCTGCTTGAGCTATTCGATTCTGAGGACCCAAGAGAAAGGGATTGCTTGAAAACAATATTGCATCGGATCTATGGAAAGTTCATGGTGCACCGTCCTATAATCCGCAAAGCAGTGAGCAATATATTCTACCACTTAGTGTTTGAAACTGATCGCCATAACGGTATTGCTGAACTGTTGGAGGTTTTTGGGAGTGTTATTAGTGGCTTTGCATTGCCACTGAAGGAAGAACACAAAATCTTTCTTTGGAGGATTCTAATTCCTTTGCACAAGCCAAAAACAGTTGGTGTGTATCTGCAGCAGTTAACCTACTGTGTGACCCAGTTTGTAGAGAAGGAACCAGAGCTTGCAAGTTCAGTGATACTTGGCTTGCTCAGATACTGGCCGATAACAAATAGCCAGAAAGAGGTAATGTTTCTGAGTGAGATTGAAGAGGTCCTGGAGGCAACCAACATGGGCGAATTCCAGAAATGCATGGTTCCGTTGTTCCGACGAATTGCTCACTGCATCAACAGTTCCCACTTCCAG GTTTCAGAACGAGCACTCTTCATGTGGAACAACGATCACATCATTAGCTTGGTTGCACAGAATCGGCAAGTGCTTGTGCCCATTGTCACTCCAGCATTGGAAGAAAATATCCACAATCACTGGAACCTTTCAGTCCTAAATCTGGCAGCTAATGTGAAGAAGATGCTGTCAGAAATGGACGAGGAGCTCTTTTCAGCCTGTCTTGCCAAGTACAAGGAGGACGAAGAGAAGCGGGTGTCGCTGGAACAGAAGCGGAGATTAGCCTGGGAGCGGCTAGAATCCGCGGCGGCTTTCCAGCCTGTGACCGGCAACACAGCCGTCCTGGTGAGTCGCTAG
- the LOC133918187 gene encoding katanin p60 ATPase-containing subunit A1-like, with the protein MANPLAGLQDHLKLARDYALEGLYDTSIIFFDGAIAQINKHLTTLDDALIRTKWMNCKKAICEEVEIVKQLDAQLKSLKEAPGTRRSSSPPIRSNKSFVFQPLDEYPTSSPSPFDDPDVWAPPPRDTPNRRSTRGQPSPSTRKSSQDGAWGRGSSKTGTPSRGAKPNGSKGISAVRSSTASSTGGRKGKSSSSKADSASSDAEEGKSKKGQYEGPDMDLAAMLERDVLDSTPGVRWDDVAGLSEAKRLLEEAVVLPLLMPEYFQGIRRPWKGVLMFGPPGTGKTLLAKAVATECGTTFFNVSSATLASKWRGESERMVRCLFDLARAYAPSTIFIDEIDSLCTSRGASGEHESSRRVKSELLVQIDGVNNSSTTEDGQPKIVMVLAATNFPWDIDEALRRRLEKRIYIPLPDFESRKALININLRTIQIAADVDIDEVARRTEGYSGDDLTNVCRDASMNGMRRKIAGKTRDEIKNMAKDDIAKDPVAKCDFVEALVKVQKSVSPADIEKHEKWMAEFGSA; encoded by the exons ATGGCGAACCCCCTCGCGGGGCTGCAGGACCACCTCAAGCTCGCGCGCGACTACGCGCTCGAGGGCCTCTACGACACCTCCATCATCTTCTTCGACGGCGCCATCGCCCAGATCAACAA GCATCTAACTACTTTGGATGATGCTCTGATTCGTACGAAATGGATGAACTGTAAGAAAGCTATCTGTGAAGAAGTAGAAATTGTGAAACAGTTGGATGCCCAATTAAAGTCCCTTAAAGAAGCTCCTGGAACGAGGCGGTCCTCGTCACCTCCTATTCGCTCCAATAAATCATTTGTTTTCCAACCGTTGGATGAGTATCCAACCTCGTCACCCTCACCCTTTGATGATCCTGACGTGTGGGCTCCTCCACCAAGAGACACACCAAACCGAAGGTCAACAAGAGGTCAACCCAGTCCCAGTACGAGAAAATCCTCCCAAGACGGAGCCTGGGGACGTGGTTCGTCAAAGACTGGAACACCTAGCCGTGGTGCAAAACCTAATGGGAGTAAAGGAATCTCTGCGGTAAGATCATCAACTGCCTCTAGCACTGGTGGGAGAAAAGGAAAATCAAGTTCAAGCAAGGCTGACTCAGCG AGTAGTGATGCTGAAGAAGGTAAGTCCAAGAAGGGTCAGTACGAAGGTCCAGATATGGACTTAGCTGCCATGCTTGAAAGGGATGTTCTAGATTCTACTCCAGGCGTAAGATGGGACGATGTTGCAGGACTTAGTGAGGCCAAAAGGCTCCTCGAGGAAGCAGTTGTCCTTCCTCTCTTGATGCCTGAATACTTTCAG GGTATTCGTCGACCTTGGAAAGGAGTTCTTATGTTTGGTCCACCAGGTACTGGAAAGACCCTTTTGGCAAAGGCAGTAGCTACAGAATGTGGTACAACATTCTTTAATGTTTCTTCTGCAACATTGGCTTCTAAATGGCGTGGCGAGAGTGAGCGCATGGTCCGTTGTTTATTTGATCTTGCAAGGGCCTATGCTCCAAGTACAATTTTCATTGATGAAATTGACTCCTTATGCACATCTCGTGG AGCTTCTGGTGAGCATGAGTCGTCAAGGAGGGTGAAGTCTGAACTTCTTGTGCAAATAGATGGTGTAAACAATAGCTCTACCACTGAAGATGGTCAACCGAAAATTGTTATGGTTCTGGCAGCTACCAACTTTCCATGGGATATTGATGAAGCACTGAG GCGGAGGCTGGAGAAGCGTATTTATATTCCACTTCCAGATTTTGAAAGTAGAAAGGCACTTATCAATATTAATCTTAGAACAATTCAG ATAGCTGCAGATGTTGACATAGATGAAGTTGCTCGGAGGACAGAAGGTTATAGTGGAGATGACCTTACAAATGTTTGCCGTGATGCTTCAATGAACGGTATGAGGCGAAAGATAGCAGGCAAGACCCGTGATGAGATCAAGAACATGGCAAAGGATGATATAGCGAAAGACCCAGTGGCCAAGTGTGATTTTGTGGAAGCTCTGGTCAAGGTCCAGAAGAGTGTCTCACCCGCCGACATAGAAAAGCATGAAAAGTGGATGGCTGAGTTTGGGTCTGCTTGA